Proteins encoded by one window of Halorubrum ruber:
- a CDS encoding gluconate 2-dehydrogenase subunit 3 family protein, whose product MELTRRDAAAALAAIGATGGVALGVRRATDERGGEGTEDGDADRSWDGEGTPGDEAVRTAMTAVARTVYPDAVSGVDAFVEAFLDGRLDGSTHGEGIRAAVAEVESAARSWYDAPVADLPPADRDALLRELGADVAEENPDGTTAERVRYYVVNELLLALYSSPTGGELVGIENPQGHPGGAESYQRGPR is encoded by the coding sequence ATGGAACTGACGCGACGCGACGCGGCGGCCGCGCTGGCCGCGATCGGCGCGACCGGCGGCGTCGCGCTCGGCGTCCGTCGGGCGACCGACGAGCGGGGCGGCGAGGGTACGGAAGACGGCGACGCCGACCGCTCGTGGGACGGCGAGGGGACCCCCGGCGACGAGGCGGTTCGAACGGCGATGACCGCGGTCGCGCGGACCGTGTATCCGGACGCGGTCTCCGGGGTCGACGCGTTCGTCGAGGCGTTCCTCGACGGCCGCCTCGACGGGTCAACCCACGGCGAGGGGATCCGCGCGGCGGTCGCCGAGGTCGAGTCGGCGGCCCGGTCGTGGTACGACGCGCCGGTCGCCGACCTCCCGCCCGCCGACCGCGACGCGCTGCTCCGCGAACTCGGCGCGGACGTAGCCGAGGAGAACCCGGACGGAACGACCGCGGAACGGGTGCGCTACTACGTCGTCAACGAGCTGCTGCTCGCGCTGTACTCCTCTCCGACCGGCGGCGAGCTCGTCGGCATCGAGAACCCGCAGGGACACCCGGGCGGCGCGGAGAGCTACCAGCGGGGGCCGCGATGA
- a CDS encoding GMC family oxidoreductase has translation MSGAESVGDGRTDDGRDVDRTPVPDADVCVVGAGPAGALVADRLAGDRDVVVLDAGPRFDPADRLARQERAIRPSYGRPDVWGGGGARDAYETAGDRSYPLNHARVKGVGGSTLHWQGMVMRLHEDDFNSASERGVGADWPIEYADLRPYYAEAEKELGVAGASDNPYAPPREEPHPMPAFEPSYSDSLFAEACEELGIDMHSVPNARNSEPYDDRSPCVGYGTCQPVCPSGAKYDATVHIERAEEKGATVVDRAPVERLEHDGDDRVTAAVYATPDGERHRQEADAFVVAAGGVETPRLLLLSDSDRYPDGLANGSGHVGEFFMDHLFAGAGGTLDEETRQNHVGFYTSACDQFYDEADEEQAPFKLEFFNYAGPSPVEMALTGDDWGDALLDRLRDGYGNHVAMGGLVEQLPDADSRITLADDRTDDRGNPVPQIEWTVGDRALDTIERANEIQVEILEELGADVEWVAGPDATGPAYHHMGTTRMSDDPDSGVVDADCRTHDLDNCWIASSSVFPTSGAMNPTLTIAALALRVGDDVAGWLADGS, from the coding sequence ATGAGCGGCGCCGAGAGCGTCGGCGACGGGCGCACGGACGACGGCCGCGACGTCGACCGCACGCCCGTCCCGGACGCCGACGTCTGCGTCGTCGGCGCGGGTCCCGCCGGGGCGCTCGTCGCTGACCGGCTCGCGGGCGACCGCGACGTGGTGGTGCTCGACGCCGGACCGCGGTTCGACCCGGCGGACCGCCTCGCCAGACAGGAGCGGGCGATCCGTCCCTCCTACGGGCGACCGGACGTGTGGGGCGGCGGCGGGGCGCGCGACGCCTACGAGACCGCCGGCGACCGCTCGTACCCCCTCAACCACGCCCGCGTGAAGGGCGTCGGCGGGTCGACGCTCCACTGGCAGGGGATGGTGATGCGGCTCCACGAGGACGACTTCAACTCCGCGAGCGAGCGAGGCGTCGGCGCCGACTGGCCGATAGAGTACGCGGACCTGCGGCCGTACTACGCCGAGGCGGAGAAGGAGCTGGGCGTCGCGGGCGCCTCTGATAACCCCTACGCGCCGCCGCGCGAGGAGCCGCACCCGATGCCGGCGTTCGAGCCCTCCTACAGCGACTCGCTGTTCGCCGAGGCCTGCGAGGAGTTGGGGATCGACATGCACTCGGTTCCGAACGCGCGCAACTCGGAGCCGTACGACGACCGGTCGCCCTGCGTCGGCTACGGCACCTGCCAGCCGGTCTGTCCGAGCGGCGCGAAGTACGACGCGACGGTCCATATCGAGCGCGCGGAGGAGAAGGGCGCGACCGTGGTCGACCGCGCGCCGGTCGAGCGCCTCGAACACGACGGCGACGACCGGGTGACCGCCGCCGTCTACGCGACGCCGGACGGGGAGCGGCACAGGCAGGAGGCGGACGCGTTCGTCGTCGCCGCCGGCGGGGTGGAGACGCCGCGGCTCCTCCTGCTCTCCGACTCGGACCGCTACCCGGACGGGCTCGCGAACGGGAGCGGCCACGTCGGCGAGTTCTTCATGGACCACCTGTTCGCGGGCGCGGGCGGCACGCTCGACGAGGAGACGAGACAGAACCACGTCGGCTTCTACACCAGCGCCTGCGACCAGTTCTACGACGAGGCCGACGAGGAACAGGCCCCGTTCAAGCTGGAGTTCTTCAACTACGCCGGCCCCTCGCCGGTGGAGATGGCCCTGACCGGCGACGACTGGGGCGACGCGCTCCTCGACCGGCTCCGAGATGGGTACGGGAACCACGTCGCGATGGGCGGGCTCGTCGAGCAGCTCCCAGACGCCGACAGCCGGATCACCCTCGCCGACGACCGCACCGACGACCGCGGGAACCCCGTGCCGCAAATAGAGTGGACGGTCGGCGACCGCGCGCTCGACACGATCGAACGCGCGAACGAGATCCAAGTCGAGATCCTCGAAGAACTCGGCGCCGACGTCGAGTGGGTCGCCGGGCCGGACGCGACGGGGCCCGCCTACCACCACATGGGGACGACGCGGATGAGCGACGACCCCGATTCGGGCGTCGTCGACGCCGACTGCCGGACCCACGACCTCGACAACTGCTGGATCGCCTCCAGCTCCGTCTTCCCGACGAGCGGCGCGATGAACCCGACGCTCACTATCGCCGCGCTCGCGCTCCGCGTCGGGGACGACGTGGCCGGCTGGCTCGCGGACGGGTCCTGA
- a CDS encoding dolichyl-phosphate hexose transferase: protein MGTYNEEEAIGTVLDDIDEVTDGKAEVVCVDGSSDRTPEIAREHGATVIEQEPQGYGVAVSEAILTPDRPVVVTTDCDDTYPMEALPEFLAEINDGADVVSGDRLYHGADAMPAFNRFGNHAFAALASLLMGERVHDTTTGMRAYRRDVVEEIGWTENTGLSAELLIRPLMRGYDVRERPIRYAERLGETKLDPIGGGAAIAKSIVTVCLEEQLRRF, encoded by the coding sequence ATGGGGACGTACAACGAGGAGGAGGCGATCGGCACGGTCCTCGACGACATCGACGAGGTGACCGACGGGAAGGCGGAGGTCGTCTGCGTCGACGGCTCCTCGGACCGAACGCCCGAGATCGCCCGCGAACACGGCGCGACCGTCATCGAGCAGGAGCCGCAGGGGTACGGCGTCGCCGTCAGCGAGGCGATCCTGACGCCCGACCGCCCGGTCGTCGTCACGACCGACTGCGACGACACCTATCCGATGGAGGCGCTGCCGGAGTTCCTCGCGGAGATCAACGACGGCGCGGACGTGGTGAGCGGCGACCGGCTCTACCACGGCGCCGACGCGATGCCGGCGTTCAACCGCTTCGGAAACCACGCGTTTGCGGCGCTCGCGAGCCTGTTGATGGGCGAGCGCGTCCATGATACCACCACGGGGATGCGCGCGTACCGCCGCGACGTGGTCGAGGAGATCGGCTGGACGGAGAACACCGGCCTCTCCGCCGAGCTCCTCATCCGTCCGCTGATGCGGGGCTACGACGTGCGCGAGCGCCCGATCCGGTACGCCGAGCGCCTCGGTGAGACGAAGCTCGACCCGATCGGCGGCGGCGCCGCCATCGCGAAGTCGATCGTCACCGTCTGTCTCGAAGAGCAACTGCGGCGCTTCTGA
- a CDS encoding ArnT family glycosyltransferase, with protein MSLLPLSLRPRRLAARLRQRLARADRVSLAAALVAIAAGVLTFVIAATVFSHHSANHDEGVYLTQAALLLGGQLEFHAGPLADAVHPWFFIEDGGRLYPKYNPVPAAMFAVTMGLFGEPRVTLAVVAAGNAALVYLLGSMTVGRRAGLAAAVCFAASPMAVATSSAFLPYAPTTFFNLIFAVAYLRSVRDRSLRAAGVAGVAIGLAFFARPYTAVLFAAPFIAHALWRVGSAVRRFGAESGMSTPRAFAALGRRALGVGRSGELPGPIRRHGLTALFGVLFVGVTLAYNVRMTGSPLTFPYQVFAPMDGPGFGERRILGHSVDYTLGLALESNRYALQEIATRWFVAGPLGTVVALVGGAVALWGWRASGDPRRPVVVDHGKDVAETAGSPAFRRTATLLLVGVAVSVVVGNLYFWGTHNALADLSDPTDGLASLFGPFYHFDLLVPLSVFGGLGVAVGWRGLVAARERVVVRGVSPTVASAALAVVVALAVAGGGVTAVDAAADPMERNAAVDEKHEAAYAPIDEATFEDALVFVPTPYGEWQNHPFQYLRNGPGLDGEVVYALDRDPVENFAVLDAYPNRTLYRYGYQGVWTANPETRVTPKLAVLGRRSGARLDAETTVGVPDRVVRAQVRVDPRRGAAGGPDHVSYTVSDLGDSLAVDWAVTPEGVRLSDGAAAGAPEAAEPVPFDPEGDVVAVTVTLVDPTGATFTYRQEVTVRLTEDDTVEAVWPPERSTCRLVTECGNEGTYLPDEPQTHPEWVVFETETETSD; from the coding sequence GTGTCACTTCTCCCACTGTCGCTCCGTCCCCGCCGACTCGCCGCCCGGCTCCGCCAGCGACTCGCCCGCGCCGACCGCGTGAGCCTCGCGGCGGCCTTGGTCGCGATCGCGGCCGGCGTCCTGACGTTCGTCATCGCCGCCACCGTCTTCTCGCACCACTCCGCGAACCACGACGAGGGGGTCTACCTCACGCAGGCGGCGCTCCTCTTGGGCGGCCAGCTCGAGTTCCACGCCGGTCCGCTCGCCGACGCCGTCCACCCGTGGTTCTTCATCGAGGACGGCGGCCGGCTCTACCCGAAGTACAACCCCGTCCCGGCGGCGATGTTCGCGGTCACGATGGGCCTGTTCGGCGAGCCCCGCGTCACGCTCGCGGTCGTCGCCGCCGGCAACGCTGCCCTCGTGTACCTGCTCGGGTCGATGACGGTCGGCCGCCGGGCCGGTCTCGCCGCGGCCGTCTGCTTCGCCGCGTCGCCGATGGCGGTCGCGACGTCGTCGGCGTTCCTCCCGTACGCGCCCACGACGTTCTTCAACCTGATCTTCGCGGTCGCGTACCTCCGGAGCGTCCGGGACCGGTCGCTCCGGGCGGCCGGCGTCGCGGGCGTCGCGATCGGGCTCGCGTTCTTCGCGCGGCCGTACACCGCGGTGCTGTTCGCCGCGCCGTTCATCGCCCACGCGCTGTGGCGGGTGGGGTCGGCGGTCCGTCGCTTCGGTGCCGAGTCCGGGATGTCGACACCGCGTGCGTTCGCGGCCCTCGGTCGCCGCGCGCTTGGAGTCGGCCGGTCCGGCGAGCTTCCCGGTCCGATCCGACGCCACGGCCTTACGGCGCTGTTCGGCGTCCTGTTCGTCGGCGTCACGCTCGCGTACAACGTCCGGATGACCGGGTCGCCGCTCACGTTCCCGTACCAGGTGTTCGCGCCGATGGACGGGCCCGGCTTCGGCGAGCGGCGCATCCTCGGCCACTCGGTCGACTACACGCTCGGGCTGGCGCTGGAGTCGAACCGGTACGCGCTGCAGGAGATCGCGACCCGGTGGTTCGTCGCCGGGCCGCTCGGGACCGTCGTCGCGCTGGTCGGCGGCGCGGTCGCGCTGTGGGGCTGGCGCGCGAGCGGCGATCCGCGGAGGCCGGTGGTCGTCGACCACGGCAAGGATGTCGCGGAGACCGCCGGCTCGCCCGCGTTCCGGCGGACGGCGACGCTGCTCCTCGTGGGCGTCGCGGTCTCCGTCGTCGTCGGGAACCTCTACTTCTGGGGGACCCACAACGCGCTCGCCGACCTTTCGGACCCGACCGACGGGCTCGCGTCGCTGTTCGGGCCGTTCTACCACTTCGACCTGCTCGTCCCGCTGTCGGTGTTCGGCGGCCTCGGCGTTGCCGTCGGGTGGCGGGGGCTCGTCGCGGCCCGCGAGCGGGTCGTGGTCCGCGGCGTCTCGCCGACGGTCGCGAGCGCGGCGCTCGCGGTCGTCGTCGCGCTCGCGGTCGCGGGCGGGGGCGTCACGGCCGTGGACGCGGCCGCGGACCCGATGGAGCGGAACGCCGCGGTCGATGAGAAACACGAGGCCGCGTACGCCCCGATCGACGAGGCGACGTTCGAGGACGCGCTGGTGTTCGTCCCCACGCCGTACGGCGAGTGGCAGAACCACCCGTTCCAGTACCTCCGGAACGGCCCGGGGCTCGACGGCGAGGTCGTGTACGCGCTCGACCGCGACCCGGTCGAGAACTTCGCGGTGCTCGACGCGTACCCGAATCGGACGCTCTACCGCTACGGCTACCAGGGGGTCTGGACCGCGAACCCGGAGACCCGCGTCACGCCGAAGTTAGCGGTGCTGGGCCGGCGCTCGGGGGCTCGGCTCGACGCGGAGACGACCGTCGGCGTGCCGGACCGCGTCGTCCGCGCGCAGGTCCGCGTCGACCCGCGCCGGGGCGCGGCGGGCGGTCCCGACCACGTCTCCTACACCGTGAGCGACCTCGGCGACTCGCTCGCGGTCGACTGGGCGGTGACGCCCGAGGGCGTTCGGCTCTCCGATGGGGCGGCCGCCGGGGCACCCGAGGCGGCCGAACCGGTGCCGTTCGACCCCGAGGGCGACGTGGTCGCAGTGACGGTGACGCTCGTCGACCCCACGGGCGCGACGTTCACGTACCGGCAGGAGGTGACGGTGCGGCTGACTGAGGACGACACCGTCGAGGCCGTCTGGCCGCCCGAGCGCTCGACCTGCCGGCTCGTCACGGAGTGCGGCAACGAGGGGACGTACCTCCCCGACGAGCCCCAGACTCACCCCGAGTGGGTCGTCTTCGAGACTGAGACCGAAACGAGCGATTAA
- a CDS encoding extracellular solute-binding protein, with the protein MTNHESDGRDGRDVRRRKFLAATGSVGVAGIAGCNGTTDDSEDGGDGGDGVGDAVGQIGSGRAGRGAPGGTPMAEMPALEGELTVYSGRGEFLVGELVSYIDDLYDDFDLTVRYNNSTDLVNQIVNEGEGSPADVFYSVNAGALGALADAGRAQALPDDVAEKVRQEFRTEQWVGTSGRARTIPYNTEAFSEDDLPDDIMAFPEEFEGDLGWAPSYGSAQAFITAMRILEGEDATREWLEAMVERGAATYPDEFRTCQEIADGEIDAAFTNHYYIQRVLDGNPEAPIATAFTEGDAGAVFNVAGAAVVDTASDADLAANFVRHLLSAEAQDYFARSTFEYPLIPDVEPIGDLPTIDELDVPDIDLSELSNLEPTIDLMREAGVQL; encoded by the coding sequence ATGACGAACCACGAATCCGACGGACGAGACGGACGCGACGTTCGACGACGGAAGTTCCTCGCAGCCACCGGTTCGGTCGGCGTCGCGGGGATCGCCGGCTGTAACGGGACGACCGACGACAGCGAGGACGGCGGCGACGGCGGTGACGGCGTCGGCGACGCCGTCGGCCAGATTGGTTCCGGCCGCGCGGGCCGCGGCGCCCCCGGCGGCACGCCGATGGCGGAGATGCCGGCGCTCGAAGGCGAGCTCACCGTCTACTCCGGCCGCGGCGAGTTCCTCGTCGGCGAGCTCGTCAGCTACATCGACGACCTGTACGACGACTTCGACCTGACCGTCCGGTACAACAACTCGACCGATCTCGTGAACCAGATCGTCAACGAGGGCGAGGGGTCGCCGGCGGACGTGTTCTACTCGGTGAACGCCGGCGCGCTCGGCGCGCTCGCCGACGCGGGACGGGCGCAGGCGCTCCCCGACGACGTGGCCGAGAAGGTCCGCCAGGAGTTCCGCACCGAGCAGTGGGTCGGCACCTCCGGGCGCGCCCGGACGATCCCGTACAACACCGAGGCGTTCTCCGAGGACGACCTCCCGGACGACATCATGGCGTTCCCGGAGGAGTTCGAGGGCGACCTCGGGTGGGCGCCGTCGTACGGCTCCGCGCAGGCGTTCATCACCGCAATGCGAATCTTAGAGGGCGAAGACGCCACCCGCGAGTGGCTGGAGGCAATGGTCGAGCGCGGCGCCGCGACGTACCCCGACGAGTTCCGCACGTGTCAGGAGATCGCTGACGGCGAGATCGACGCCGCGTTCACGAACCACTACTACATCCAGCGCGTCCTCGACGGCAACCCGGAGGCCCCGATCGCCACCGCGTTCACCGAGGGCGACGCGGGCGCGGTGTTCAACGTTGCGGGCGCCGCCGTCGTCGACACCGCCTCCGACGCCGACCTCGCCGCGAACTTCGTCCGACACCTGCTGTCGGCGGAGGCGCAGGACTACTTCGCGCGCTCCACCTTCGAGTACCCGCTGATCCCCGACGTCGAGCCGATCGGCGACCTCCCGACGATCGACGAGCTGGACGTCCCGGACATCGACCTCTCGGAGCTGTCCAACCTCGAACCGACGATCGACCTCATGCGCGAGGCCGGCGTCCAGCTCTGA
- a CDS encoding lysylphosphatidylglycerol synthase transmembrane domain-containing protein, which yields MNTRVVAARLRERLSRLRGSLSRLRERLPPGTLAIAGTLLVLGVGGAVLARTLDVGVVIEAAATADPAFLAAALAAYLLSWPLRGRRYGDVLAPMGHRCRTAFLTAAVFASQTANLIVPARAGDGVRAYLLNDRRDVPYPTGVASLAVERAFDLVALGVLGGAALAVLLVDGRAAAPDGSGRALAAAGGIAVAAALGSAVTVAVARSDRRFGPALRDRFDGSRLSRAVDAAVRFGAAVRVVAADGAALVRVFLASAVVWALDVATAVLVLAALVGGFGGGVAPVTLLVVGTLAVSAGNLAKVLPLSQGGIGLYEAAFTGIVVATTPIAPEVALAAAVLDHALKNGVTLAGGAAAAAAFDLSLTGTPDESAPETESTAAPTATDR from the coding sequence ATGAACACGCGCGTCGTCGCCGCTCGGCTCCGCGAACGTCTCTCTCGTCTTCGCGGGAGTCTCTCGCGGCTCCGCGAACGGCTTCCTCCGGGGACCCTCGCGATCGCGGGCACGCTCCTCGTCCTCGGGGTCGGCGGCGCGGTGTTGGCGCGGACGCTCGACGTCGGCGTCGTGATCGAGGCGGCCGCGACCGCCGACCCCGCGTTCCTCGCGGCGGCGCTCGCCGCGTACCTGCTGTCGTGGCCGCTCCGCGGCCGGCGGTACGGCGACGTGCTCGCGCCGATGGGACACCGCTGCCGGACGGCGTTCCTCACGGCGGCGGTGTTCGCGAGCCAGACCGCGAACCTGATCGTTCCCGCCCGGGCGGGCGACGGGGTGCGCGCGTACCTGCTGAACGACCGGCGCGACGTGCCGTACCCGACCGGCGTCGCGTCGCTGGCTGTCGAGCGGGCGTTCGACTTAGTTGCGCTCGGCGTCCTCGGCGGCGCCGCGCTCGCGGTCCTGCTCGTCGACGGGCGGGCCGCGGCGCCGGACGGGTCGGGGCGGGCGCTCGCCGCCGCCGGAGGAATCGCGGTCGCGGCCGCGCTCGGTTCGGCGGTCACCGTCGCGGTCGCCCGGAGCGACCGCCGGTTCGGTCCGGCGCTCCGCGACCGGTTCGACGGCAGTCGGCTCTCGCGGGCCGTCGACGCCGCGGTCCGGTTCGGGGCCGCCGTCCGCGTCGTCGCCGCGGACGGGGCGGCGCTCGTGCGTGTGTTCCTCGCCAGCGCCGTCGTCTGGGCGCTGGACGTGGCCACCGCGGTCCTCGTGCTCGCGGCGCTCGTCGGCGGGTTCGGCGGCGGCGTCGCCCCCGTCACGCTGCTCGTCGTCGGGACCCTCGCGGTCTCGGCCGGGAACCTCGCGAAGGTGTTGCCGCTCTCGCAGGGCGGGATCGGTCTGTACGAGGCCGCGTTCACCGGGATCGTCGTCGCGACGACGCCGATCGCCCCCGAGGTTGCGCTCGCCGCGGCGGTGCTCGACCACGCGCTGAAGAACGGCGTCACCCTCGCCGGCGGCGCGGCCGCGGCGGCCGCGTTCGACCTCTCGCTGACGGGGACTCCGGACGAATCCGCGCCGGAGACGGAGTCGACCGCGGCGCCGACCGCGACGGACCGCTAA
- a CDS encoding rhomboid family intramembrane serine protease, translating to MRATLETLGITLLVGATQALLSLVGLFGLLALSTPVSVAPWTLVTSVYAHGSVGHLLANAVGLLLVGPLVERRTTRVRFHAFVVATGAFAGVAQVTLGSLLGPPSAVLGISGAVFALGGYLLAGNVVSETLFDRFRLSPRIQLALFGFLAVVLTAMTAAPGVALIAHATGAFCGLAAGRVGLLDAR from the coding sequence ATGCGTGCTACCCTCGAAACGCTCGGAATCACCCTCCTCGTCGGCGCCACGCAGGCCCTCCTCAGCCTCGTCGGCCTCTTCGGGCTCCTCGCGCTGTCGACGCCCGTCTCCGTCGCTCCGTGGACGCTCGTCACCAGCGTGTACGCCCACGGCTCCGTCGGTCACCTGCTGGCGAACGCCGTCGGGCTGCTGCTCGTCGGGCCACTCGTCGAGCGCCGGACGACCCGCGTGCGCTTCCACGCGTTCGTGGTTGCGACCGGCGCGTTCGCGGGCGTCGCGCAGGTGACCCTCGGGAGCCTGCTCGGTCCCCCGTCCGCCGTGTTGGGGATCAGCGGCGCGGTGTTCGCGCTGGGGGGCTACCTGCTCGCCGGCAACGTCGTGAGCGAGACGCTGTTCGACCGGTTCCGGCTCTCTCCGCGGATTCAACTGGCCCTGTTCGGGTTCCTCGCGGTCGTCCTCACCGCGATGACGGCCGCGCCCGGCGTCGCGCTGATCGCGCACGCGACCGGCGCGTTCTGCGGGCTCGCGGCCGGTCGGGTCGGGCTGCTCGACGCGAGGTGA